One part of the Xylanimonas allomyrinae genome encodes these proteins:
- a CDS encoding TetR/AcrR family transcriptional regulator yields MRGVARRAGVDPGTVRHWFGDKAHLFAATIGLSGVDPGAVARAAVEGPLGSVGERIVRHVLDVWDADDGGAGIRIALPVALSDPERRALLPQFLGAEVLGPIAARLDPASARLRASLAATQMVGVLLARYVVGLEPIASLPAREVAALVGPTLQHYLVGELDLPGGGQGSGVALGESATHNSSHGE; encoded by the coding sequence CCGTGCCGGCGTCGACCCGGGCACCGTGCGCCACTGGTTCGGGGACAAGGCTCACCTGTTTGCCGCCACCATCGGTCTGTCCGGCGTCGATCCGGGCGCGGTCGCGCGGGCCGCCGTCGAGGGCCCGCTCGGCAGTGTCGGTGAGCGGATCGTGCGCCACGTCCTGGACGTCTGGGATGCCGACGACGGCGGTGCCGGCATCCGCATCGCGCTGCCTGTCGCGCTGAGCGACCCCGAACGGCGGGCGCTGCTGCCGCAGTTCCTCGGCGCGGAGGTGCTCGGCCCGATCGCCGCGCGACTCGACCCGGCCAGTGCGCGTCTGCGGGCTTCGCTTGCGGCGACGCAGATGGTGGGCGTGCTGCTGGCGCGTTACGTCGTCGGGCTCGAGCCCATCGCGTCGCTGCCTGCCAGGGAGGTCGCCGCACTTGTCGGGCCGACGCTCCAGCACTATCTCGTCGGCGAGCTCGATCTGCCCGGTGGGGGCCAGGGCTCGGGCGTTGCGCTGGGGGAGTCCGCGACGCACAATTCCTCGCATGGTGAATAA